The Tolypothrix sp. PCC 7712 genome includes a window with the following:
- a CDS encoding CHAT domain-containing protein: protein MQLKLALAFISFTTCLTLPLSLTLALEKSSLEKQTPVSQQLLKSLIVQNQSTAALEVEERSRNRGLVDLLVQSLPTKNVAPPKVEEIKQVAKNQNATIVQYTVLSLSENSDVNGKRQTQASELVVWVISPTGEIAFRRVDVQAWQKKNQTNLANLIQQIQASNGSITERDKGGIITSKTPKNPSALTWKQLHQLLIQPIADLLPTNPDSRVIFIPQDKLFLVPFAALQDENNKYLIEKHTISNAPSIQVLDLLAKRRTANTTATQDVLIVGNPTMPTKPMNPGEQFSKLSPLPGAEKEAKNIASIYNTQALIGDAATETAVVKGMSSARIIHLATTGFLGKSLEIPGLLAFAPSSQDDGWLTGSEVSKLKLKADLVVLSSCDSALGKITGDGVIGLSRAFFVAGANSVIATLGNIPDEPTATLMTEFHSILSKNPDKAAALRQAMLVTMKQHPNPQDWAMFTLVGLP, encoded by the coding sequence ATGCAATTAAAATTAGCTCTGGCATTTATTAGCTTTACTACTTGCCTAACTTTGCCTTTAAGTTTGACTCTAGCATTAGAAAAATCGTCATTAGAAAAGCAAACACCAGTTTCTCAACAACTGCTGAAGTCGCTCATTGTTCAAAATCAATCCACAGCAGCGTTAGAAGTTGAAGAACGCAGTAGAAATCGGGGTTTAGTTGATTTATTAGTGCAGAGTTTACCAACAAAAAATGTCGCTCCGCCAAAGGTTGAGGAAATTAAGCAAGTTGCTAAAAATCAAAACGCTACAATTGTGCAATATACAGTTTTAAGTTTAAGCGAAAATTCTGATGTTAATGGTAAAAGACAAACTCAAGCATCAGAATTGGTAGTTTGGGTAATTTCGCCTACTGGTGAAATTGCTTTTCGCCGGGTTGATGTACAAGCTTGGCAAAAGAAAAATCAGACTAATCTGGCAAATTTGATTCAGCAAATTCAAGCTAGTAATGGCAGTATAACTGAGCGAGATAAAGGCGGAATCATAACATCCAAGACCCCTAAAAATCCTTCTGCATTAACCTGGAAACAATTACATCAATTACTGATTCAGCCTATTGCTGATTTATTACCAACTAACCCAGATTCTAGAGTAATTTTTATTCCTCAAGATAAATTATTTCTTGTGCCTTTTGCAGCGCTACAAGATGAAAATAATAAATATTTAATTGAGAAACATACTATTTCTAACGCACCGTCAATTCAAGTTTTGGATTTACTGGCAAAACGACGTACTGCAAATACAACTGCTACTCAAGATGTGCTGATTGTTGGTAATCCTACCATGCCAACTAAACCCATGAATCCTGGTGAGCAATTTAGCAAGTTATCGCCATTGCCTGGTGCAGAAAAGGAAGCCAAAAATATTGCCAGTATCTATAATACCCAGGCTTTGATAGGGGATGCGGCAACTGAAACTGCTGTTGTTAAGGGAATGTCCAGCGCTAGGATTATTCATTTGGCAACAACGGGATTTTTGGGTAAATCTCTAGAAATTCCTGGTTTACTGGCGTTTGCACCTTCTAGTCAAGATGATGGTTGGTTAACAGGTAGTGAAGTTAGCAAGCTGAAGTTAAAAGCCGACTTGGTGGTTTTGAGTAGTTGTGATTCGGCTTTAGGAAAAATCACAGGTGATGGTGTCATTGGGTTATCGCGGGCGTTTTTTGTGGCGGGTGCTAATAGTGTGATTGCGACGCTGGGCAATATTCCTGATGAACCAACGGCGACATTAATGACTGAGTTTCATAGTATTTTAAGTAAAAATCCTGATAAAGCGGCGGCGTTGCGTCAAGCGATGTTGGTGACGATGAAACAACATCCTAATCCTCAAGATTGGGCAATGTTTACACTGGTGGGTTTGCCTTAA
- a CDS encoding tetratricopeptide repeat protein: MKGFKVLASGMILFGLMVCTPKANAQNLPSIELKPQAEKLQVESNFTQARDENNNPKSYLEQGFALLEKDDYRGAIQAFNQAIQTAPNHPYAYLGRGFAYFSLKQYQEAKSDFDQTLNLDSNIGYAYLFRGMSNYALGSKQLAISDLQTAANVFQKAGEKELAQKSLDALERIRNA; this comes from the coding sequence ATGAAAGGATTCAAAGTTTTAGCTTCAGGAATGATTTTATTCGGTTTAATGGTTTGTACTCCCAAGGCTAATGCTCAAAACTTACCCAGCATAGAGTTAAAACCACAAGCAGAAAAGTTGCAAGTTGAATCTAATTTTACGCAAGCTAGAGATGAGAATAATAACCCAAAATCTTATCTAGAGCAAGGATTTGCATTGTTAGAAAAGGATGATTATCGAGGAGCTATTCAAGCATTTAACCAAGCAATTCAGACAGCACCTAATCACCCATACGCTTATCTTGGTAGAGGGTTTGCTTACTTCAGTTTAAAGCAATACCAGGAAGCTAAATCTGATTTTGACCAAACTCTTAATCTGGATTCTAATATTGGTTATGCGTATTTATTCCGGGGTATGTCTAATTATGCTTTAGGAAGTAAGCAACTAGCAATTTCCGATTTGCAAACAGCAGCAAACGTTTTCCAAAAAGCTGGAGAAAAAGAACTTGCTCAAAAGTCTCTTGATGCTTTAGAACGGATACGGAATGCGTAA
- a CDS encoding CHASE2 domain-containing protein translates to MTNFYLKIQKVEKTCLFELSWGQGQHITSEISYPENIIADHEQWQKIYINFYSNQLRGKVINKGMVMPPPVDWQAQLVQAEAKLLYEFHQWLRSEKLYEIRTKISKQAVENYNNELKANAASNINIFISCNSPELEYLPWEAWEISTELTSGKLRIVRQPLNVRQEVTNSFPKISRKAKILAIFGDDTGLSFADESRAISSLEKVANVKVKSIRWDKQKDINNWKDEIITTLTAQSWDMLFFAGHSNETTFTGGQISIAPNVSISLSEIEKPLTTAINNGLKFAIFNSCDGLSIANKLIDLGLSQVAIMREKIHNRVAGEFFVQFLNALKEYQDVHEALLTASDYLKVEKNLTYPSAYLIPSLFRHPNAELFRLQPNGIKHKIQQWLPTSRETVALGTIVILSLITPVRQAVIDLQIGMQAVYRDVTQQVPKGNTPPVLLIHIDEKSLNEVNTKANKFNPLDRSYFARLIDKLTKDNAKVIAIDYLFDRITDEDKILAKSVVNSINQNGTWFIFGSMLNDDNQEQGVNKSVANLNQTLQGYVDHHQGHLSLVNTNQDCIQSCPFTYLITLVSGINQEKLPANLPQPQSWRNPDLRTDLIKYLNETPKNLSLSQKIRKLRLSTVSRFSEYFGQAWLYPIIDYSLPPNQVYQVINAGNYLKNNTTLKPENFQQQVVLIGAAGYKDSGLSDDHSDIFPLPLGVAYWRIQNPTTGLLQEMAGVEINAYMIQNLIKQHLIIPIPDLWIIGMAILLGKGTKLFLLQNQQSKRSSHLFIALLIGGNLIYALISMQIYITLSLLVPLFLPSATFWMYILSGLRKKNA, encoded by the coding sequence GTGACTAATTTTTATTTAAAAATTCAAAAAGTTGAGAAAACCTGTTTATTTGAACTATCCTGGGGTCAAGGTCAGCACATTACATCTGAAATTAGTTATCCAGAAAATATTATCGCTGACCATGAACAATGGCAGAAAATTTATATTAATTTTTACAGTAACCAATTGCGAGGTAAAGTCATAAATAAGGGGATGGTTATGCCACCTCCTGTTGATTGGCAGGCTCAATTAGTACAAGCAGAAGCTAAACTTTTATATGAGTTTCATCAATGGTTGCGTAGTGAAAAATTATATGAGATTCGGACAAAAATTAGTAAGCAAGCCGTAGAGAATTACAACAATGAATTAAAGGCTAATGCTGCCAGCAATATTAATATTTTTATTAGTTGTAACTCTCCGGAATTAGAATATTTACCTTGGGAAGCATGGGAAATCAGCACAGAATTAACATCTGGCAAACTACGGATTGTACGTCAACCACTGAATGTTAGGCAAGAAGTAACCAACTCCTTTCCCAAAATTTCTAGAAAAGCTAAAATTTTAGCTATTTTTGGTGATGATACTGGGTTAAGTTTCGCAGACGAATCTCGTGCTATATCATCACTCGAAAAAGTCGCCAATGTTAAAGTTAAATCAATTCGTTGGGACAAACAGAAAGATATTAATAATTGGAAAGATGAAATAATTACCACTCTGACTGCTCAAAGCTGGGATATGCTATTTTTTGCGGGACATAGTAATGAAACTACTTTTACTGGAGGTCAAATATCAATTGCGCCTAATGTCAGCATATCTTTAAGTGAAATTGAAAAGCCATTGACAACTGCTATTAATAATGGTTTAAAATTCGCTATATTTAATTCCTGCGATGGTTTAAGTATTGCGAATAAATTAATAGATTTAGGCTTAAGTCAAGTTGCAATTATGCGCGAAAAAATACATAATCGCGTAGCTGGGGAATTTTTTGTGCAATTTTTAAATGCGTTGAAAGAATATCAAGATGTTCACGAAGCATTATTAACCGCAAGTGATTATCTCAAAGTTGAAAAAAATCTTACCTATCCTAGTGCTTACCTAATTCCTTCTTTATTTCGTCATCCCAACGCCGAATTATTCCGTTTACAACCAAATGGTATTAAGCATAAAATTCAGCAATGGCTACCGACAAGCCGTGAAACTGTGGCATTAGGAACAATAGTTATTTTAAGTCTGATTACTCCTGTACGGCAAGCTGTAATCGACCTACAAATTGGTATGCAAGCAGTGTATAGAGATGTGACTCAACAAGTACCAAAAGGCAATACACCACCAGTTTTGCTGATTCATATTGATGAAAAATCATTGAATGAAGTTAATACTAAAGCTAATAAATTTAATCCTCTTGACCGGAGTTATTTTGCGCGATTAATTGATAAACTAACTAAAGATAATGCCAAGGTTATTGCTATAGACTATCTGTTTGACAGAATCACAGATGAAGATAAGATTCTAGCTAAATCTGTAGTCAATTCTATTAACCAAAATGGTACATGGTTTATCTTTGGCTCAATGTTGAATGATGATAATCAAGAACAGGGTGTAAATAAAAGCGTTGCTAATCTTAATCAAACTCTGCAAGGTTATGTCGATCACCATCAAGGACATCTATCATTAGTAAATACAAATCAAGATTGTATACAAAGTTGTCCATTTACCTATTTAATAACCTTAGTATCTGGGATAAATCAAGAAAAATTACCTGCAAATCTGCCACAACCACAATCTTGGCGAAATCCTGATTTACGTACAGATTTAATTAAATATCTGAATGAGACTCCCAAAAATTTATCTTTGAGTCAAAAAATACGCAAATTACGTTTGTCAACAGTTAGTAGATTTTCTGAATATTTTGGACAAGCTTGGTTATATCCAATTATTGACTATTCCCTACCACCTAATCAAGTTTATCAGGTAATTAATGCAGGTAATTATTTAAAGAACAATACAACTCTCAAGCCAGAAAATTTCCAACAGCAAGTTGTATTAATTGGTGCGGCTGGATATAAAGATTCGGGATTATCAGATGATCATAGCGATATTTTTCCCCTACCACTGGGGGTAGCTTATTGGCGAATACAAAATCCCACAACTGGCTTGTTGCAAGAGATGGCAGGGGTAGAAATTAACGCTTACATGATTCAGAACTTGATTAAACAACACCTGATTATCCCCATTCCTGATTTGTGGATAATTGGTATGGCAATATTGTTAGGCAAAGGAACAAAATTATTTCTGTTGCAAAATCAGCAGAGTAAACGCAGTAGTCATTTATTTATTGCTTTACTTATTGGTGGTAATCTAATTTATGCATTGATATCAATGCAAATCTACATAACTCTCAGCCTTTTAGTACCTTTATTTTTACCATCTGCTACTTTCTGGATGTATATATTATCAGGATTGAGGAAGAAAAATGCTTAA
- a CDS encoding DUF1822 family protein yields the protein MNTLPMSFEFERLPTEAISLDAEEMHQAIEFSRPIPDDGRQWQTYLNALALFVFKKWLQERDDNLIVNWQDCTITKPALANVIPTVANLQVGNFKVCLITIGNSWDEQIPLSRLVVDIPEFVPHFYVFVEVLESQEFGVVRGFISYPQLIENINNVQTVSPQADWNYEIPLTWFDNDPNRLLLYLRTLQPEAISLPAIPNNRQQTLAAQESELSTLLWQLQDPEIELWEILNWQQGCVVLTSPELLDWIYQLQTSSLNIEEYQTQTTTAHTTLLQASTRDLIKLITQPAINVGRWLWDELDEIGESLAWTLLPRFSPLREIRSPAEELEAITSQLQTQGLEIPLAARSGYQSFLLAGIPLRLYAIGWNSSTLTEPNSWNLLLILGAPSPNTLPENFKFRVSDKTGVLLEQSVNPQQRNWYLYTCLVGNWDEKFIVTTSLGDDVEVTLPPFGFDITR from the coding sequence ATGAATACTTTACCCATGTCATTTGAATTTGAACGTTTACCGACTGAAGCCATTAGCCTTGATGCTGAAGAGATGCATCAAGCTATAGAATTTAGTCGCCCAATTCCTGATGATGGGCGTCAATGGCAAACTTATTTAAATGCTTTAGCGTTATTTGTCTTTAAAAAATGGCTACAAGAGCGTGATGATAACCTGATTGTTAATTGGCAAGATTGTACAATTACCAAACCAGCTTTAGCTAATGTCATTCCTACTGTTGCCAATTTACAAGTTGGTAATTTTAAAGTTTGTCTAATTACCATAGGTAATTCCTGGGATGAACAAATACCTTTATCTAGATTAGTCGTAGATATCCCCGAATTCGTTCCCCACTTTTATGTATTTGTAGAAGTTTTAGAATCACAAGAATTTGGCGTTGTTAGGGGATTTATCTCCTATCCACAATTAATAGAAAATATTAATAATGTACAGACAGTATCTCCTCAAGCAGATTGGAATTATGAAATACCTTTAACTTGGTTTGACAACGACCCAAACCGCTTGTTACTGTATTTACGAACTTTACAACCAGAGGCGATTAGCTTACCAGCCATACCAAATAATCGCCAGCAAACATTAGCAGCGCAAGAAAGTGAATTATCAACATTACTGTGGCAATTACAAGACCCAGAAATAGAACTTTGGGAAATCTTAAATTGGCAACAGGGATGTGTAGTTTTAACTTCTCCTGAATTACTTGATTGGATATACCAACTACAAACTAGTAGTCTAAATATAGAAGAATACCAGACACAAACCACCACCGCCCATACAACTTTATTGCAAGCATCCACAAGAGATTTAATTAAATTAATTACACAACCAGCTATTAATGTAGGACGCTGGTTATGGGATGAATTAGACGAAATTGGGGAATCACTAGCTTGGACGCTATTACCAAGATTTTCACCTTTAAGAGAAATCCGCAGTCCAGCCGAGGAATTAGAGGCGATAACATCACAATTGCAAACACAAGGTCTAGAAATCCCTTTAGCGGCTAGGAGTGGATATCAGAGTTTTCTCCTAGCCGGAATTCCTCTAAGATTGTATGCAATTGGGTGGAATTCATCGACATTAACTGAACCCAATTCCTGGAATTTGCTGTTAATTTTAGGTGCGCCTTCCCCAAATACCTTACCAGAAAATTTCAAGTTTCGAGTCAGCGATAAAACTGGGGTTTTGCTAGAACAGAGTGTGAATCCACAACAGCGCAATTGGTATTTATATACTTGTTTAGTTGGCAATTGGGATGAGAAGTTTATTGTGACTACCAGTTTAGGTGATGATGTAGAGGTTACACTACCACCGTTTGGCTTTGATATAACAAGGTAA
- a CDS encoding CHAT domain-containing protein: MRFHKIALSFLALVIATASTPINFSLWGTPGDLRVLAQTPQAKKAEADRLLDQGVQQFQTSQFEAALRSWQQALIIYREIKDRQGEGAALGNLGNAYHALGDYPKAIEYQQQRLAIAREIKDRLGEGAALGNLGLAYFSLGDYPKAIEYHSKSLAIAREIQDRLGEGTALGNLGSAYYALGDYPKAIEYHQQRLAIAREIKDRLGEGQSLGNLGIAYDALGDYPKAIEYQQQHLAIAREIKDRLGEGKSLGNLGLAYYSLGDYPKAIEYHQQHLAIAREIRDRLGEGQSLGNLGIAYDALGDYPKAIEYHQQRLAIAREIKDRLGEGQSLGNLGLVYRALEDYPKAIEYHQQRLAIAREIKDRLGEGISLNNLGNAFYKQGNFRAAEKTLYEGIKVWESLRDKKLADTNKVSFFDTQSSTYRILQEVLIAQNKTDAALEIAERGRARAFVELLASRVSTNNKQADKSPQAPTIAQIKQIAKQQNATLVQYSIIYDEFKGAGKEQFKESDLYIWVVKPNGEITFRKADLKPLWQKDNTTLDKLVNQSRLGIGVVRGGRAGGIISQVNPDAANLKKPLQKLHEILIKDIADLLPKNPNDRVIFIPQGSLFLAPFPALRDEQGKYLIEKHTILTAPAIQVLDFTHQLVAGRQTNYNNALIVGNPTMPLVSTEPNKPATRLDPLPGAELEAKTIAKMLKTQAILGKEATKANILQRLSTVDVIHLATHGWADDNRGLGSWIAFAPSGNDDGLLKAEEILDLKIKAQLVVLSACETGKGQLSGDGVIGLSRSLILAGVPSVLVSLWQVPDEPTQYLMVEFYKSLQTQPDKALALRQAMLKTKEKFPNPVNWAAFTLIGER; the protein is encoded by the coding sequence ATGCGTTTTCACAAAATTGCTCTAAGTTTCCTCGCCCTAGTTATCGCCACAGCTTCCACACCGATAAATTTCAGCCTTTGGGGAACGCCAGGAGATTTACGAGTACTGGCGCAAACACCACAAGCTAAGAAAGCCGAAGCTGATAGATTGTTGGATCAAGGAGTTCAGCAGTTTCAAACCAGTCAATTTGAAGCTGCATTGCGATCGTGGCAACAAGCACTGATTATTTATCGAGAAATCAAAGACCGTCAAGGAGAGGGTGCGGCGCTGGGTAATCTCGGTAATGCTTACCATGCATTGGGAGACTACCCAAAAGCCATTGAGTACCAGCAGCAGAGATTAGCGATCGCCCGAGAAATTAAAGACCGATTAGGGGAGGGTGCGGCGCTGGGTAATCTCGGTCTTGCTTACTTTTCTTTGGGAGACTACCCAAAAGCGATTGAGTACCACTCAAAAAGTTTAGCGATCGCCCGGGAAATTCAAGATAGATTAGGCGAGGGTACGGCGCTGGGTAATCTCGGTAGTGCTTACTATGCTTTGGGAGACTACCCAAAAGCGATTGAGTACCACCAGCAGAGATTAGCGATCGCCCGAGAAATTAAAGATAGATTAGGGGAGGGACAGTCACTGGGTAATCTCGGTATTGCTTACGATGCATTGGGAGACTACCCAAAAGCCATTGAGTACCAGCAGCAGCACTTAGCGATCGCCCGGGAAATTAAAGACCGATTAGGGGAGGGAAAGTCACTGGGTAATCTCGGTCTTGCTTACTATTCTTTGGGAGACTACCCAAAAGCGATTGAGTACCACCAGCAGCACTTAGCGATCGCCCGGGAAATTAGAGATAGATTAGGTGAGGGACAGTCCCTGGGTAATCTCGGTATTGCTTACGATGCATTGGGAGACTACCCAAAAGCCATTGAGTACCATCAGCAGAGATTAGCGATCGCCCGGGAAATTAAAGATAGATTAGGTGAGGGACAGTCCCTGGGTAATCTCGGTCTTGTTTACCGTGCATTGGAAGACTACCCAAAAGCCATTGAGTACCATCAGCAGAGATTAGCGATCGCCCGGGAAATTAAAGATAGATTAGGGGAGGGAATTTCTTTAAACAATCTAGGAAATGCTTTCTACAAACAAGGAAATTTCCGCGCCGCAGAGAAAACCCTGTATGAGGGAATTAAGGTTTGGGAATCTCTGCGAGATAAAAAGTTAGCTGATACTAACAAAGTTTCTTTTTTTGACACCCAAAGCAGCACCTACAGAATTTTACAAGAAGTCCTAATTGCCCAAAATAAAACTGATGCGGCTTTAGAAATTGCCGAACGCGGTCGTGCTAGGGCGTTTGTTGAGTTGTTAGCATCTCGTGTATCTACTAATAATAAACAGGCGGATAAATCACCGCAAGCACCGACAATTGCCCAGATTAAACAAATTGCTAAACAGCAAAATGCTACTCTCGTGCAATATTCTATTATTTATGATGAATTCAAAGGAGCAGGTAAAGAACAATTCAAAGAATCAGACCTCTATATTTGGGTTGTCAAACCGAATGGTGAAATCACATTCCGCAAAGCTGACCTCAAACCCCTATGGCAAAAAGATAATACAACTTTAGATAAATTAGTGAATCAAAGCCGTCTAGGTATTGGTGTGGTTAGAGGTGGGCGTGCTGGCGGTATTATCTCCCAAGTCAATCCTGATGCTGCAAACTTGAAAAAGCCATTACAAAAACTGCATGAAATTTTAATTAAAGATATCGCTGATTTATTACCAAAAAATCCTAATGATAGAGTTATTTTCATTCCTCAAGGTTCTTTATTTCTTGCGCCCTTCCCAGCTTTGCGAGATGAACAAGGTAAATATTTAATTGAAAAACATACCATTCTCACCGCCCCAGCTATTCAGGTGTTAGATTTTACTCATCAATTAGTGGCAGGGAGACAAACTAATTATAATAACGCCTTAATTGTCGGTAATCCTACTATGCCTTTAGTGTCTACGGAACCTAACAAACCTGCAACACGGTTAGATCCACTACCAGGGGCGGAACTGGAAGCAAAGACGATTGCTAAGATGTTGAAAACTCAGGCGATTCTGGGTAAAGAGGCGACGAAAGCTAATATATTGCAACGCTTATCAACAGTTGATGTGATTCATCTTGCTACACACGGTTGGGCTGATGATAACCGGGGTTTGGGTAGCTGGATTGCTTTTGCACCATCGGGTAATGATGATGGTTTACTCAAGGCTGAGGAAATTTTAGATTTAAAAATCAAGGCTCAGTTAGTCGTTCTCAGTGCTTGTGAAACGGGGAAAGGGCAACTTTCGGGTGATGGGGTGATTGGGTTGTCGCGTTCGTTGATTTTGGCGGGTGTTCCGAGTGTGTTGGTGTCGCTGTGGCAAGTACCGGATGAACCGACACAATATTTAATGGTGGAGTTTTATAAGAGTTTGCAAACTCAGCCTGATAAAGCGTTGGCTTTGCGTCAGGCGATGTTGAAGACGAAGGAGAAGTTTCCGAACCCTGTGAATTGGGCGGCGTTTACGTTGATTGGGGAACGGTAA